The Micropterus dolomieu isolate WLL.071019.BEF.003 ecotype Adirondacks linkage group LG20, ASM2129224v1, whole genome shotgun sequence genome has a segment encoding these proteins:
- the dut gene encoding deoxyuridine 5'-triphosphate nucleotidohydrolase, mitochondrial isoform X3: protein MFDFHDFEEEELIWRNFHRGKFGSNNAPAISPSKRARTETKPAEERPVLRFAKLSEHATKPTRGSAKAAGYDLYSAYNYSIGPMDKAIVKTDIQIAVPHGCYGRVAPRSGLAAKNFIDVGAGVVDEDYRGNVGVVLFNFGKDTFEVKKGDRVAQLVCERICYPDLEEQQTLDETERGAGGFGSTGRS from the exons ATGTTTGACTTTCATGAttttgaggaggaggagctaaTTTGGCGCAACTTCCACCGCGGGAAATTCGGTTCAAATA ATGCTCCTGCAATTTCTCCATCAAAGAGGGCAAGGACAGAAACGAAGCCTGCAGAGGAAAGACCTGTCCTCAGATTTGCAAAACTTTCTGAGCATGCTACAAAACCTACCAGAGGTTCAGCTAAAGCAGCGGGATATGATCTCTACAG TGCATATAATTACTCCATTGGTCCTATGGATAAGGCCATTGTGAAAACGGACATCCAGATAGCAGTTCCACATGGTTGCTATGGGAGAGTGG caCCCAGATCTGGACTGGCAGCAAAAAATTTCATTGATGTTGGTG CTGGAGTTGTAGATGAAGACTATAGAGGAAATGTGGGAGTTGTGCTCTTTAACTTCGGCAAGGACACATTTGAAG tgaAAAAGGGTGACAGAGTTGCTCAGCTGGTGTGTGAGAGGATCTGCTACCCAGATCTGGAGGAGCAACAG ACTCTTGACGAGACAGAGCGTGGTGCTGGAGGTTTTGGATCAACTGGACGCAGCTGA
- the dut gene encoding deoxyuridine 5'-triphosphate nucleotidohydrolase, mitochondrial isoform X1 gives MTRMFLRLRGLQPQCSSIYDAASRFIGRECHNQTAPQNKACLLCTERETKPRLRQLCSDAMHAPAISPSKRARTETKPAEERPVLRFAKLSEHATKPTRGSAKAAGYDLYSAYNYSIGPMDKAIVKTDIQIAVPHGCYGRVAPRSGLAAKNFIDVGAGVVDEDYRGNVGVVLFNFGKDTFEVKKGDRVAQLVCERICYPDLEEQQTLDETERGAGGFGSTGRS, from the exons ATGACACGAATGTTCCTAAGGCTAAGGGGTCTTCAGCCACAATGCTCTTCGATTTATGATGCTGCTTCGCGTTTTATAGGAAGGGAATGTCATAATCAGACGGCCCCTCAAAACAAAG CTTGTCTGTTGTGCACTGAACGCGAAACAAAACCAAGACTACGTCAGCTCTGTTCAGATGCAATGC ATGCTCCTGCAATTTCTCCATCAAAGAGGGCAAGGACAGAAACGAAGCCTGCAGAGGAAAGACCTGTCCTCAGATTTGCAAAACTTTCTGAGCATGCTACAAAACCTACCAGAGGTTCAGCTAAAGCAGCGGGATATGATCTCTACAG TGCATATAATTACTCCATTGGTCCTATGGATAAGGCCATTGTGAAAACGGACATCCAGATAGCAGTTCCACATGGTTGCTATGGGAGAGTGG caCCCAGATCTGGACTGGCAGCAAAAAATTTCATTGATGTTGGTG CTGGAGTTGTAGATGAAGACTATAGAGGAAATGTGGGAGTTGTGCTCTTTAACTTCGGCAAGGACACATTTGAAG tgaAAAAGGGTGACAGAGTTGCTCAGCTGGTGTGTGAGAGGATCTGCTACCCAGATCTGGAGGAGCAACAG ACTCTTGACGAGACAGAGCGTGGTGCTGGAGGTTTTGGATCAACTGGACGCAGCTGA
- the dut gene encoding deoxyuridine 5'-triphosphate nucleotidohydrolase, mitochondrial isoform X5: MHAPAISPSKRARTETKPAEERPVLRFAKLSEHATKPTRGSAKAAGYDLYSAYNYSIGPMDKAIVKTDIQIAVPHGCYGRVAPRSGLAAKNFIDVGAGVVDEDYRGNVGVVLFNFGKDTFEVKKGDRVAQLVCERICYPDLEEQQTLDETERGAGGFGSTGRS, encoded by the exons ATGC ATGCTCCTGCAATTTCTCCATCAAAGAGGGCAAGGACAGAAACGAAGCCTGCAGAGGAAAGACCTGTCCTCAGATTTGCAAAACTTTCTGAGCATGCTACAAAACCTACCAGAGGTTCAGCTAAAGCAGCGGGATATGATCTCTACAG TGCATATAATTACTCCATTGGTCCTATGGATAAGGCCATTGTGAAAACGGACATCCAGATAGCAGTTCCACATGGTTGCTATGGGAGAGTGG caCCCAGATCTGGACTGGCAGCAAAAAATTTCATTGATGTTGGTG CTGGAGTTGTAGATGAAGACTATAGAGGAAATGTGGGAGTTGTGCTCTTTAACTTCGGCAAGGACACATTTGAAG tgaAAAAGGGTGACAGAGTTGCTCAGCTGGTGTGTGAGAGGATCTGCTACCCAGATCTGGAGGAGCAACAG ACTCTTGACGAGACAGAGCGTGGTGCTGGAGGTTTTGGATCAACTGGACGCAGCTGA
- the dut gene encoding deoxyuridine 5'-triphosphate nucleotidohydrolase, mitochondrial isoform X2, with protein MTRMFLRLRGLQPQCSSIYDAASRFIGRECHNQTAPQNKDAPAISPSKRARTETKPAEERPVLRFAKLSEHATKPTRGSAKAAGYDLYSAYNYSIGPMDKAIVKTDIQIAVPHGCYGRVAPRSGLAAKNFIDVGAGVVDEDYRGNVGVVLFNFGKDTFEVKKGDRVAQLVCERICYPDLEEQQTLDETERGAGGFGSTGRS; from the exons ATGACACGAATGTTCCTAAGGCTAAGGGGTCTTCAGCCACAATGCTCTTCGATTTATGATGCTGCTTCGCGTTTTATAGGAAGGGAATGTCATAATCAGACGGCCCCTCAAAACAAAG ATGCTCCTGCAATTTCTCCATCAAAGAGGGCAAGGACAGAAACGAAGCCTGCAGAGGAAAGACCTGTCCTCAGATTTGCAAAACTTTCTGAGCATGCTACAAAACCTACCAGAGGTTCAGCTAAAGCAGCGGGATATGATCTCTACAG TGCATATAATTACTCCATTGGTCCTATGGATAAGGCCATTGTGAAAACGGACATCCAGATAGCAGTTCCACATGGTTGCTATGGGAGAGTGG caCCCAGATCTGGACTGGCAGCAAAAAATTTCATTGATGTTGGTG CTGGAGTTGTAGATGAAGACTATAGAGGAAATGTGGGAGTTGTGCTCTTTAACTTCGGCAAGGACACATTTGAAG tgaAAAAGGGTGACAGAGTTGCTCAGCTGGTGTGTGAGAGGATCTGCTACCCAGATCTGGAGGAGCAACAG ACTCTTGACGAGACAGAGCGTGGTGCTGGAGGTTTTGGATCAACTGGACGCAGCTGA
- the dut gene encoding deoxyuridine 5'-triphosphate nucleotidohydrolase, mitochondrial isoform X4: MPVLDAPAISPSKRARTETKPAEERPVLRFAKLSEHATKPTRGSAKAAGYDLYSAYNYSIGPMDKAIVKTDIQIAVPHGCYGRVAPRSGLAAKNFIDVGAGVVDEDYRGNVGVVLFNFGKDTFEVKKGDRVAQLVCERICYPDLEEQQTLDETERGAGGFGSTGRS, encoded by the exons ATGCCTGTCCTAGATGCTCCTGCAATTTCTCCATCAAAGAGGGCAAGGACAGAAACGAAGCCTGCAGAGGAAAGACCTGTCCTCAGATTTGCAAAACTTTCTGAGCATGCTACAAAACCTACCAGAGGTTCAGCTAAAGCAGCGGGATATGATCTCTACAG TGCATATAATTACTCCATTGGTCCTATGGATAAGGCCATTGTGAAAACGGACATCCAGATAGCAGTTCCACATGGTTGCTATGGGAGAGTGG caCCCAGATCTGGACTGGCAGCAAAAAATTTCATTGATGTTGGTG CTGGAGTTGTAGATGAAGACTATAGAGGAAATGTGGGAGTTGTGCTCTTTAACTTCGGCAAGGACACATTTGAAG tgaAAAAGGGTGACAGAGTTGCTCAGCTGGTGTGTGAGAGGATCTGCTACCCAGATCTGGAGGAGCAACAG ACTCTTGACGAGACAGAGCGTGGTGCTGGAGGTTTTGGATCAACTGGACGCAGCTGA